The Zalophus californianus isolate mZalCal1 chromosome 7, mZalCal1.pri.v2, whole genome shotgun sequence genome includes a region encoding these proteins:
- the RREB1 gene encoding ras-responsive element-binding protein 1 isoform X3 — protein sequence MTSSSPIGLEGSDLSSVNTMMSAVMSVGKVAENGGSPQSTKSPTKPPGPNRIGRRNQETKEEKSSYNCPLCEKICTTQHQLTMHIRQHNTDTGGADHSCSICGKSLSSASSLDRHMLVHSGERPYKCTVCGQSFTTNGNMHRHMKIHEKDPNSATAAAPPSPLKRRRLSSKRKLSHDAESEKEDPAPAKKMVEDGQSGDLEKVDEVFHCPICFKEFVCKYGLETHMETHSDNPLRCDICCVTFRTHRGLLRHNALVHKQLPRDSMGRPFIQNNPSIPAGFHDLGFTDFSCRKFPRISQAWCETNLRRCISEQHRFICDTCDKAFPMLSSLALHRQTHVATDQGRERLQAKTLPGDALDQKVFLALLGLQHTKDARPAPAEEPLPDDNQAIQLQTLKCQLPQDPGCTNMLSLSPFEAASLGGSLTVLPATKDSMKHLSLQPFQKGFIIQPDSSIVVKPISGESAIELADIQQILKMAASAPPQISLPPLSKAPAAPLQAIFKHMPPLKPKPLVTPRTVVATSTPPPLLNAQQASPGCISPSLPPPPLKLLKGPMEAASSAHLLPSPAGAQPDTATQLFLQQPRVDLPGQAEMKTQLEQDSIIEALLPLSMEAKIKQEITEGDLKAIMTGPGGKKTPAMRKVLYPCRFCNQVFAFSGVLRAHVRSHLGISPYQCNICDYIAADKAALIRHLRTHSGERPYICKICHYPFTVKANCERHLRKKHLKATRKDIEKNIEYVTSSAAEMVDAFCSPDTVCRLCGEDLKHYRALRIHMRTHCGRGLGGCPKGRKPFECKECSAAFSAKRNCIHHILKQHLHVPEHDIESYVLAADGLSPADAAAEASGRIEDGGGTFGERKPLAPFLEPQNGFLHGAPPQPLPPHVSVKLEPASNFTVDFNEPLDFSQKGLALVQVKQENVPSFLSPSSSAPYDCSMEPIDLSIPKNFRKGDKDATAPGEAKKPEQEPGRGEQPSPCPLPCPTLPVTLGPSGILEKPGASTATTLEAHAQPLQGSVQLAVPIYSSALVNSSPILGNSTLISSPAVLRPLRPKPPLLLPKPPVTEELPPLASIAQIISSVSSAPTLLKAKVADPGPTSTGSNSTAPDSLGSAVPRAAAAPANTTSPKESSDPSPPANSPEAASPTEQGPVSLSKKRGRKKGMRSRPRSSSSGVDLDSSGEFASIEKMLATTDTNKFSPFLQTTEDDAQDEVAGAPADPHGPSDEEQGSPPEDKLLRAKRNSYANCLQKINCPHCPRVFPWASSLQRHMLTHTDSQSDADTPAAGGEVLDLTSREKEQPTAEGAPAPGQVQEELPADDVPRAAAAPPGDGAEQGAGESPEREDKRGVEERDEDADGPEEDTVSNKSLDLNLASRLMGFKLAEGDAGAAGSGGPSPQDQKHACDVCGKSFKFQGTLSRHRKAHGREEPREDGPGASGGGAEGPLPGPTGAPAPEPEEKPAQPSEEPPAEGVASSSSEASGERPGEEAEGASDGESVAEKKSSEKSDDDKKPKTDSPRSAASKADKRKKVCSVCNKRFWSLQDLTRHMRSHTGERPYKCQTCERTFTLKHSLVRHQRVHQKARHAKQHGKDSDKEERGEEDSGSESTHSGNNPVSENEADSAPPASNHVAVTRSRKESLANATKEPGRREERAAGRTAGAGQAEAGRSAPKAAPAGSPKEQASQGDPDPESPAAVVQDLPELQGKRPAHPILAADGASPLLGME from the exons ACATATGAAGATTCATGAGAAGGATCCTAACAGTGCTACAGCTGCggcacccccatccccactgaAGCGCCGGCGGCTGTCCTCCAAGAGGAAACTAAGTCATGATGCCGAGTCCGAGAAGGAAGACCCAGCACCTGCTAAAAAG atGGTGGAAGATGGGCAGTCAGGTGACTTGGAGAAGGTCGATGAAGTGTTTCACTGCCCCATATGCTTCAAGGAGTTTGTTTGCAAGTATGGATTGGAGACCCACATGGAGACCCACTCAGATAATCCACTAAG ATGTGACATTTGCTGCGTAACCTTTCGAACACATCGAGGATTGCTGCGCCACAACGCACTTGTCCACAAACAACTTCCCAGGGACTCCATGGGAAGGCCTTTCATTCAGAACAACCCTTCCATCCCTGCTGGCTTCCATGACTTAGGATTCACTGACTTCTCCTGTAGGAAATTTCCTCGAATTTCTCAG GCCTGGTGTGAGACAAACCTACGAAGGTGCATCAGTGAGCAGCACCGTTTCATCTGCGATACATGTGACAAGGCGTTCCCCATGCTCTCCTCGCTCGCCCTGCACAGGCAGACCCACGTCGCCACAGACCAGGGACGGGAAAGGCTGCAGGCCAAGACCCTGCCCGGGGACGCCCTGGACCAGAAGGTCTTCCTGGCCTTGCTGGGCCTGCAGCACACCAAAGACGCCAGGCCTGCCCCCGCCGAGGAGCCCTTGCCGGATGACAACCAAGCAATACAGCTCCAGACACTCAAGTGTCAGCTACCTCAGGACCCCGGCTGCACCAACATGCTGAGTCTGTCTCCTTTCGAAGCTGCTTCCTTGGGCGGCTCTCTCACGGTCCTCCCGGCTACCAAGGACAGCATGAAGCACCTGTCCCTGCAGCCCTTCCAGAAGGGCTTCATCATCCAGCCCGACAGTAGTATTGTGGTCAAGCCCATCTCTGGCGAGTCGGCCATCGAGCTGGCCGACATCCAGCAGATTCTGAAGATGGCAGCCTCCGCTCCCCCTCAGATCAGTCTTCCGCCTCTCTCCAAGGCCCCTGCTGCCCCTCTGCAGGCCATCTTCAAACATATGCCCCCTCTGAAGCCAAAGCCCCTGGTCACCCCGCGGACGGTGGTGGCCACGTCCACGCCCCCGCCTCTCCTAAATGCCCAACAGGCCTCCCCGGGCTGCAtcagccccagcctccccccgccgcccctgaAGCTCCTCAAAGGCCCCATGGAGGCAGCCTCCAGTGCCCACCTGCTGCCGTCCCCGGCCGGAGCCCAGCCAGACACCGCCACGCAGCTCTTCCTGCAGCAGCCGCGGGTGGACCTGCCGGGCCAGGCCGAGATGAAGACGCAGCTGGAGCAAGACAGCATCATCGAGGCCCTGCTGCCCCTGAGCATGGAGGCCAAGATCAAGCAGGAGATAACGGAGGGGGACCTCAAGGCCATCATGACCGGGCCCGGCGGCAAGAAGACGCCAGCCATGCGCAAGGTGCTCTACCCCTGCCGCTTCTGCAACCAGGTGTTCGCCTTCTCCGGAGTGCTGCGCGCCCACGTGCGCTCCCACCTGGGCATCTCGCCCTACCAGTGCAACATCTGCGACTACATCGCCGCCGACAAGGCTGCGCTCATCCGCCACCTGCGCACGCACAGCGGCGAGCGGCCCTACATCTGCAAGATCTGCCACTACCCCTTCACCGTCAAGGCCAACTGCGAGCGGCACCTGCGCAAGAAGCACCTCAAGGCCACCCGCAAGGACATCGAGAAGAACATTGAGTACGTGACCAGCAGTGCTGCCGAGATGGTGGACGCCTTCTGCTCCCCGGACACGGTGTGCCGGCTGTGCGGCGAGGACCTGAAGCACTACCGTGCGCTGCGCATCCACATGCGCACGCACTGCGGCCGTGGCCTGGGCGGCTGCCCCAAGGGCCGCAAGCCCTTCGAGTGCAAGGAGTGCAGCGCCGCCTTCTCGGCCAAGCGCAACTGCATCCACCACATCCTGAAGCAGCACCTGCACGTGCCCGAGCACGACATCGAGAGCTACGTCCTGGCGGCCGATGGCCTGAGCCCCGCCGACGCGGCTGCCGAGGCTTCGGGGAGGATCGAGGATGGTGGCGGGACCTTTGGCGAACGTAAACCCCTGGCCCCCTTCCTGGAGCCGCAGAACGGCTTTCTTCACGGGGCTcccccccagcctctgcctccccacGTCTCCGTCAAGTTGGAGCCCGCCAGCAACTTCACGGTGGACTTCAACGAGCCCCTGGACTTTTCCCAGAAGGGCCTGGCCCTCGTCCAGGTGAAGCAGGAGAATGTCCCCTCCTTCCTGAGCCCCTCCTCCTCGGCGCCCTATGACTGCTCCATGGAGCCCATTGACCTGTCCATCCCCAAGAACTTCAGGAAAGGAGACAAAGATGCGACTGCTCCCGGCGAAGCCAAGAAGCCTGAGCAGGAACCAGGGAGAGGCGAGCAgccctctccctgtcctctgccaTGCCCTACCCTGCCAGTGACCTTGGGGCCCAGCGGGATCCTGGAAAAACCCGGGGCCTCCACAGCCACCACTCTGGAAGCCCACGCTCAGCCCCTGCAGGGCTCTGTTCAGCTTGCTGTCCCCATCTACTCGTCAGCTCTGGTCAACAGCTCCCCCATCTTGGGCAATTCCACCCTCATCAGCAGCCCAGCGGTGTTGCGGCCGCTGCGCCCCAAGCCCCCGCTGCTCTTGCCAAAGCCCCCCGTGACCGAAGAGCTGCCCCCACTGGCCTCCATCGCCCAGATCATCTCATCCGTGTCCTCGGCCCCCACCTTGCTGAAAGCTAAGGTGGCCGACCCGGGGCCCACAAGCACTGGCAGTAACAGCACAGCTCCAGACAGCTTAGGAAGCGCGGTCCCCAGGGCTGCCGCCGCCCCCGCCAACACCACCAGCCCAAAAGAATCCAGCGACCCATCCCCTCCTGCCAACAGCCCGGAGGCAGCCTCACCCACCGAGCAGGGACCAGTGAGCTTGTCCAAGAAGAGGGGCCGGAAAAAGGGCATGAGGAGCCGGCCCCGCTCCAGCAGCAGTGGGGTGGACCTGGACTCCAGTGGGGAGTTTGCCAGCATCGAGAAGATGCTCGCCACGACGGACACCAACAAGTTCAGTCCGTTTCTACAGACTACAGAGGATGATGCTCAGGATGAAGTGGCCGGAGCCCCCGCGGACCCCCACGGGCCCAGTGACGAAGAGCAGGGCAGCCCTCCTGAAGACAAGCTGCTGAGGGCCAAGCGGAACTCCTACGCCAACTGCCTGCAGAAGATCAACTGTCCCCACTGCCCCCGGGTCTTCCCCTGGGCCAGCTCCCTCCAGAggcacatgctcacacacactg ACAGCCAGTCGGACGCAGACACGCCAGCGGCGGGGGGCGAAGTGCTGGACCTCACCTCCCGCGAGAAAGAGCAGCCGACGGCCGAGGGCGCCCCTGCGCCTGGCCAGGTCCAGGAGGAGCTCCCCGCAGACGACGTGCCGCGGGCAGCGGCCGCGCCCCCTGGGGACggggccgagcagggagccggggaGAGCCCGGAGCGTGAGGACAAGCGCGGTGTGGAGGAGAGGGACGAGGACGCGGACGGCCCCGAGGAAGACACCGTCAGCAACAAGAGCCTGGACCTCAACCTCGCCAGCAGGCTGATGGGCTTCAAGCTGGCCGAGGGCGACGCGGGCGCCGCGGGCAGCGGGGGCCCCTCCCCGCAGGACCAGAAGCACGCCTGCGACGTCTGCGGCAAGAGCTTCAAGTTCCAGGGGACCCTGAGCCGCCACAGGAAGGCCCACGGCCGCGAGGAGCCCCGGGAGGACGGCCCGGGTGCCAGCGGAGGAGGGGCCGAGGGCCCGCTGCCCGGCCCCACCGGGGCCCCCGCGCCCGAGCCGGAGGAGAAGCCGGCCCAGCCCTCGGAGGAGCCCCCGGCGGAGGGGGTGGCGTCGTCGTCGTCGGAGGCGTCAGGGGAGAGGCCGGGCGAGGAGGCGGAGGGCGCCTCGGACGGGGAGAGCGTGGCCGAGAAGAAGTCCTCGGAGAAGAGTGACGACGACAAGAAGCCAAAGACGGACTCCCCGAGAAGCGCGGCCAGCAAGGCAGACAAGAGGAAGAAGGTGTGCAGCGTGTGCAACAAGAGGTTCTGGTCCCTGCAGGACCTGACTCGGCACATGAGGTCCCACACAG GAGAAAGGCCATACAAGTGTCAGACCTGCGAGCGAACCTTCACCCTGAAGCACAGCCTGGTTCGCCATCAGCGCGTCCACCAGAAAGCCAGGCACGCCAAGCAGCACGGGAAGGACAGTGACAAGGAGGAGCGGGGTGAGGAGGACAGTGGGAGCGAGTCCACCCACAGCGGCAACAACCCCGTCTCGGAAAATGAGGCCGACTCAGCTCCACCAGCCAGCAACCACGTGGCTGTCACCCGGAGCCGGAAGGAGAGCCTGGCCAACGCCACCAAGGAGCCTGGCCGCAGGGAGGAGCGGGCGGCAGGGCGGACGGCGGGTGCCGGCCAGGCTGAAGCTGGCAGGAGTGCTCCCAAGGCCGCTCCAGCGGGCAGCCCCAAGGAGCAGGCGTCTCAGGGTGACCCCGACCCGGAGAGCCCGGCGGCCGTCGTGCAGGACCTGCCAGAGCTGCAAGGCAAGAGGCCCGCCCACCCTATCCTGGCCGCGGACGGTGCCTCGCCACTCCTGGGAATGGAATGA
- the RREB1 gene encoding ras-responsive element-binding protein 1 isoform X2, producing the protein MIAIAGESLIVYQLGQKMEETKEEKSSYNCPLCEKICTTQHQLTMHIRQHNTDTGGADHSCSICGKSLSSASSLDRHMLVHSGERPYKCTVCGQSFTTNGNMHRHMKIHEKDPNSATAAAPPSPLKRRRLSSKRKLSHDAESEKEDPAPAKKMVEDGQSGDLEKVDEVFHCPICFKEFVCKYGLETHMETHSDNPLRCDICCVTFRTHRGLLRHNALVHKQLPRDSMGRPFIQNNPSIPAGFHDLGFTDFSCRKFPRISQAWCETNLRRCISEQHRFICDTCDKAFPMLSSLALHRQTHVATDQGRERLQAKTLPGDALDQKVFLALLGLQHTKDARPAPAEEPLPDDNQAIQLQTLKCQLPQDPGCTNMLSLSPFEAASLGGSLTVLPATKDSMKHLSLQPFQKGFIIQPDSSIVVKPISGESAIELADIQQILKMAASAPPQISLPPLSKAPAAPLQAIFKHMPPLKPKPLVTPRTVVATSTPPPLLNAQQASPGCISPSLPPPPLKLLKGPMEAASSAHLLPSPAGAQPDTATQLFLQQPRVDLPGQAEMKTQLEQDSIIEALLPLSMEAKIKQEITEGDLKAIMTGPGGKKTPAMRKVLYPCRFCNQVFAFSGVLRAHVRSHLGISPYQCNICDYIAADKAALIRHLRTHSGERPYICKICHYPFTVKANCERHLRKKHLKATRKDIEKNIEYVTSSAAEMVDAFCSPDTVCRLCGEDLKHYRALRIHMRTHCGRGLGGCPKGRKPFECKECSAAFSAKRNCIHHILKQHLHVPEHDIESYVLAADGLSPADAAAEASGRIEDGGGTFGERKPLAPFLEPQNGFLHGAPPQPLPPHVSVKLEPASNFTVDFNEPLDFSQKGLALVQVKQENVPSFLSPSSSAPYDCSMEPIDLSIPKNFRKGDKDATAPGEAKKPEQEPGRGEQPSPCPLPCPTLPVTLGPSGILEKPGASTATTLEAHAQPLQGSVQLAVPIYSSALVNSSPILGNSTLISSPAVLRPLRPKPPLLLPKPPVTEELPPLASIAQIISSVSSAPTLLKAKVADPGPTSTGSNSTAPDSLGSAVPRAAAAPANTTSPKESSDPSPPANSPEAASPTEQGPVSLSKKRGRKKGMRSRPRSSSSGVDLDSSGEFASIEKMLATTDTNKFSPFLQTTEDDAQDEVAGAPADPHGPSDEEQGSPPEDKLLRAKRNSYANCLQKINCPHCPRVFPWASSLQRHMLTHTGQKPFPCQKCDAFFSTKSNCERHQLRKHGVTNCSLRRNGLIPQSKESDVGPHDSTDSQSDADTPAAGGEVLDLTSREKEQPTAEGAPAPGQVQEELPADDVPRAAAAPPGDGAEQGAGESPEREDKRGVEERDEDADGPEEDTVSNKSLDLNLASRLMGFKLAEGDAGAAGSGGPSPQDQKHACDVCGKSFKFQGTLSRHRKAHGREEPREDGPGASGGGAEGPLPGPTGAPAPEPEEKPAQPSEEPPAEGVASSSSEASGERPGEEAEGASDGESVAEKKSSEKSDDDKKPKTDSPRSAASKADKRKKVCSVCNKRFWSLQDLTRHMRSHTGERPYKCQTCERTFTLKHSLVRHQRVHQKARHAKQHGKDSDKEERGEEDSGSESTHSGNNPVSENEADSAPPASNHVAVTRSRKESLANATKEPGRREERAAGRTAGAGQAEAGRSAPKAAPAGSPKEQASQGDPDPESPAAVVQDLPELQGKRPAHPILAADGASPLLGME; encoded by the exons ACATATGAAGATTCATGAGAAGGATCCTAACAGTGCTACAGCTGCggcacccccatccccactgaAGCGCCGGCGGCTGTCCTCCAAGAGGAAACTAAGTCATGATGCCGAGTCCGAGAAGGAAGACCCAGCACCTGCTAAAAAG atGGTGGAAGATGGGCAGTCAGGTGACTTGGAGAAGGTCGATGAAGTGTTTCACTGCCCCATATGCTTCAAGGAGTTTGTTTGCAAGTATGGATTGGAGACCCACATGGAGACCCACTCAGATAATCCACTAAG ATGTGACATTTGCTGCGTAACCTTTCGAACACATCGAGGATTGCTGCGCCACAACGCACTTGTCCACAAACAACTTCCCAGGGACTCCATGGGAAGGCCTTTCATTCAGAACAACCCTTCCATCCCTGCTGGCTTCCATGACTTAGGATTCACTGACTTCTCCTGTAGGAAATTTCCTCGAATTTCTCAG GCCTGGTGTGAGACAAACCTACGAAGGTGCATCAGTGAGCAGCACCGTTTCATCTGCGATACATGTGACAAGGCGTTCCCCATGCTCTCCTCGCTCGCCCTGCACAGGCAGACCCACGTCGCCACAGACCAGGGACGGGAAAGGCTGCAGGCCAAGACCCTGCCCGGGGACGCCCTGGACCAGAAGGTCTTCCTGGCCTTGCTGGGCCTGCAGCACACCAAAGACGCCAGGCCTGCCCCCGCCGAGGAGCCCTTGCCGGATGACAACCAAGCAATACAGCTCCAGACACTCAAGTGTCAGCTACCTCAGGACCCCGGCTGCACCAACATGCTGAGTCTGTCTCCTTTCGAAGCTGCTTCCTTGGGCGGCTCTCTCACGGTCCTCCCGGCTACCAAGGACAGCATGAAGCACCTGTCCCTGCAGCCCTTCCAGAAGGGCTTCATCATCCAGCCCGACAGTAGTATTGTGGTCAAGCCCATCTCTGGCGAGTCGGCCATCGAGCTGGCCGACATCCAGCAGATTCTGAAGATGGCAGCCTCCGCTCCCCCTCAGATCAGTCTTCCGCCTCTCTCCAAGGCCCCTGCTGCCCCTCTGCAGGCCATCTTCAAACATATGCCCCCTCTGAAGCCAAAGCCCCTGGTCACCCCGCGGACGGTGGTGGCCACGTCCACGCCCCCGCCTCTCCTAAATGCCCAACAGGCCTCCCCGGGCTGCAtcagccccagcctccccccgccgcccctgaAGCTCCTCAAAGGCCCCATGGAGGCAGCCTCCAGTGCCCACCTGCTGCCGTCCCCGGCCGGAGCCCAGCCAGACACCGCCACGCAGCTCTTCCTGCAGCAGCCGCGGGTGGACCTGCCGGGCCAGGCCGAGATGAAGACGCAGCTGGAGCAAGACAGCATCATCGAGGCCCTGCTGCCCCTGAGCATGGAGGCCAAGATCAAGCAGGAGATAACGGAGGGGGACCTCAAGGCCATCATGACCGGGCCCGGCGGCAAGAAGACGCCAGCCATGCGCAAGGTGCTCTACCCCTGCCGCTTCTGCAACCAGGTGTTCGCCTTCTCCGGAGTGCTGCGCGCCCACGTGCGCTCCCACCTGGGCATCTCGCCCTACCAGTGCAACATCTGCGACTACATCGCCGCCGACAAGGCTGCGCTCATCCGCCACCTGCGCACGCACAGCGGCGAGCGGCCCTACATCTGCAAGATCTGCCACTACCCCTTCACCGTCAAGGCCAACTGCGAGCGGCACCTGCGCAAGAAGCACCTCAAGGCCACCCGCAAGGACATCGAGAAGAACATTGAGTACGTGACCAGCAGTGCTGCCGAGATGGTGGACGCCTTCTGCTCCCCGGACACGGTGTGCCGGCTGTGCGGCGAGGACCTGAAGCACTACCGTGCGCTGCGCATCCACATGCGCACGCACTGCGGCCGTGGCCTGGGCGGCTGCCCCAAGGGCCGCAAGCCCTTCGAGTGCAAGGAGTGCAGCGCCGCCTTCTCGGCCAAGCGCAACTGCATCCACCACATCCTGAAGCAGCACCTGCACGTGCCCGAGCACGACATCGAGAGCTACGTCCTGGCGGCCGATGGCCTGAGCCCCGCCGACGCGGCTGCCGAGGCTTCGGGGAGGATCGAGGATGGTGGCGGGACCTTTGGCGAACGTAAACCCCTGGCCCCCTTCCTGGAGCCGCAGAACGGCTTTCTTCACGGGGCTcccccccagcctctgcctccccacGTCTCCGTCAAGTTGGAGCCCGCCAGCAACTTCACGGTGGACTTCAACGAGCCCCTGGACTTTTCCCAGAAGGGCCTGGCCCTCGTCCAGGTGAAGCAGGAGAATGTCCCCTCCTTCCTGAGCCCCTCCTCCTCGGCGCCCTATGACTGCTCCATGGAGCCCATTGACCTGTCCATCCCCAAGAACTTCAGGAAAGGAGACAAAGATGCGACTGCTCCCGGCGAAGCCAAGAAGCCTGAGCAGGAACCAGGGAGAGGCGAGCAgccctctccctgtcctctgccaTGCCCTACCCTGCCAGTGACCTTGGGGCCCAGCGGGATCCTGGAAAAACCCGGGGCCTCCACAGCCACCACTCTGGAAGCCCACGCTCAGCCCCTGCAGGGCTCTGTTCAGCTTGCTGTCCCCATCTACTCGTCAGCTCTGGTCAACAGCTCCCCCATCTTGGGCAATTCCACCCTCATCAGCAGCCCAGCGGTGTTGCGGCCGCTGCGCCCCAAGCCCCCGCTGCTCTTGCCAAAGCCCCCCGTGACCGAAGAGCTGCCCCCACTGGCCTCCATCGCCCAGATCATCTCATCCGTGTCCTCGGCCCCCACCTTGCTGAAAGCTAAGGTGGCCGACCCGGGGCCCACAAGCACTGGCAGTAACAGCACAGCTCCAGACAGCTTAGGAAGCGCGGTCCCCAGGGCTGCCGCCGCCCCCGCCAACACCACCAGCCCAAAAGAATCCAGCGACCCATCCCCTCCTGCCAACAGCCCGGAGGCAGCCTCACCCACCGAGCAGGGACCAGTGAGCTTGTCCAAGAAGAGGGGCCGGAAAAAGGGCATGAGGAGCCGGCCCCGCTCCAGCAGCAGTGGGGTGGACCTGGACTCCAGTGGGGAGTTTGCCAGCATCGAGAAGATGCTCGCCACGACGGACACCAACAAGTTCAGTCCGTTTCTACAGACTACAGAGGATGATGCTCAGGATGAAGTGGCCGGAGCCCCCGCGGACCCCCACGGGCCCAGTGACGAAGAGCAGGGCAGCCCTCCTGAAGACAAGCTGCTGAGGGCCAAGCGGAACTCCTACGCCAACTGCCTGCAGAAGATCAACTGTCCCCACTGCCCCCGGGTCTTCCCCTGGGCCAGCTCCCTCCAGAggcacatgctcacacacactg gtCAGAAACCCTTCCCTTGTCAAAAATGCGATGCCTTCTTTTCTACCAAATCTAACTGTGAACGCCACCAGTTGCGCAAACATGGAGTTACCAACTGTTCCCTGAGAAGAAACGGGCTTATCCCCCAGTCAAAAGAGAGTGATGTTGGACCCCATGATAGCACAG ACAGCCAGTCGGACGCAGACACGCCAGCGGCGGGGGGCGAAGTGCTGGACCTCACCTCCCGCGAGAAAGAGCAGCCGACGGCCGAGGGCGCCCCTGCGCCTGGCCAGGTCCAGGAGGAGCTCCCCGCAGACGACGTGCCGCGGGCAGCGGCCGCGCCCCCTGGGGACggggccgagcagggagccggggaGAGCCCGGAGCGTGAGGACAAGCGCGGTGTGGAGGAGAGGGACGAGGACGCGGACGGCCCCGAGGAAGACACCGTCAGCAACAAGAGCCTGGACCTCAACCTCGCCAGCAGGCTGATGGGCTTCAAGCTGGCCGAGGGCGACGCGGGCGCCGCGGGCAGCGGGGGCCCCTCCCCGCAGGACCAGAAGCACGCCTGCGACGTCTGCGGCAAGAGCTTCAAGTTCCAGGGGACCCTGAGCCGCCACAGGAAGGCCCACGGCCGCGAGGAGCCCCGGGAGGACGGCCCGGGTGCCAGCGGAGGAGGGGCCGAGGGCCCGCTGCCCGGCCCCACCGGGGCCCCCGCGCCCGAGCCGGAGGAGAAGCCGGCCCAGCCCTCGGAGGAGCCCCCGGCGGAGGGGGTGGCGTCGTCGTCGTCGGAGGCGTCAGGGGAGAGGCCGGGCGAGGAGGCGGAGGGCGCCTCGGACGGGGAGAGCGTGGCCGAGAAGAAGTCCTCGGAGAAGAGTGACGACGACAAGAAGCCAAAGACGGACTCCCCGAGAAGCGCGGCCAGCAAGGCAGACAAGAGGAAGAAGGTGTGCAGCGTGTGCAACAAGAGGTTCTGGTCCCTGCAGGACCTGACTCGGCACATGAGGTCCCACACAG GAGAAAGGCCATACAAGTGTCAGACCTGCGAGCGAACCTTCACCCTGAAGCACAGCCTGGTTCGCCATCAGCGCGTCCACCAGAAAGCCAGGCACGCCAAGCAGCACGGGAAGGACAGTGACAAGGAGGAGCGGGGTGAGGAGGACAGTGGGAGCGAGTCCACCCACAGCGGCAACAACCCCGTCTCGGAAAATGAGGCCGACTCAGCTCCACCAGCCAGCAACCACGTGGCTGTCACCCGGAGCCGGAAGGAGAGCCTGGCCAACGCCACCAAGGAGCCTGGCCGCAGGGAGGAGCGGGCGGCAGGGCGGACGGCGGGTGCCGGCCAGGCTGAAGCTGGCAGGAGTGCTCCCAAGGCCGCTCCAGCGGGCAGCCCCAAGGAGCAGGCGTCTCAGGGTGACCCCGACCCGGAGAGCCCGGCGGCCGTCGTGCAGGACCTGCCAGAGCTGCAAGGCAAGAGGCCCGCCCACCCTATCCTGGCCGCGGACGGTGCCTCGCCACTCCTGGGAATGGAATGA